The Lentisphaerota bacterium genome includes the window GATGATAGGCTAACACCGCAGATGAGGCAATCGAATAATCGTTTCACTTTTATCTGGATTATTTCCGCCGGGTTTGGCTATTCTATGCGCGGGTCGGGTCCATATGTGAGTTTGGCGGTGGGTCTACCAGGGGGTGGCAGACATGGTGGCAGATAAAACAGTTCAGGCAGCGCGGATATCGGCTTACGCTCAGGCGGGTGTTGACATTGACTCCAAGATGTCCGGCATACAATCGATCAAGAAGATGGTTGCCGGAACGGCCACCAGTGGCGCGGTCGGCGGAATCGGCAGTTTTGGGGGCCTGTTTGCTTCGCCGGGCAAGGAGCACCTGCTGGTCGCCAGCACCGACGGCGTGGGGACCAAGCTCAAGGTGGCTGCGCTGACGGGTCGGCATGACACGGTGGGGCAGGATCTTGTCAACCACTGCGTGAACGACATTCTGGTTCAGGGCGCCAAACCGCTCTTTTTCATGGACTACATCGGCACGTCGCGCTTTGAGCAGTCGATCTTTCATGATGTGGTTGCGGGCTTGTGCAAGGCGTGCAAGGAGAACGGGTGTACGCTGCTGGGAGGCGAGACTGCCGAACTGCCCGGGCTTTATCCGCTGGGCGAGTACGATCTGGTGGGAACCATCGTCGGGACGGTCGAGCGCAAGAAGGTGATCACCGGCAAGCAGATCAAGCCGGGTGACGTGATTATCGGGATGGCCTCAGGCGGGTTGCAGACCAATGGCTTCTCCTTGGCGCGCAAGGTGTTGTTCGACCAGTGCGGGTTTACAATCAAGGATTGCCTGCCGGGCACCCACGTGACGATTGGCGACATCCTGTTGTCCGTTCATCGCAGTTTTCTCACGCCGATCACGAAACTGATGGCTAGTGTCGATATCCGGGGGATGGCGCACATCACCGGCGGCGGGTTTATGGACAACATTCCGCGGGTGCTGCCGGAAGGCTGCCGGGCGGTGATTGACCGGAATGCGTGGAAAACACCGACGCTTTTCAGCTTTATTCAGCATCAGGGCCGGGTGGACCGTGACGAGATGTACCGGGTGTTCAATATGGGGATCGGCTTTGTGGTGATCGTCCGGAAGCCCGATGCCGCGCGCGCGCTGGACATTCTCAAACGCTGCCGGACGGAACCGGCGGTGATCGGCGCGATTGAAAAGGGCGTGCACGGAGTGGCGTATCTGGATTCGTAAGCAAGGATCTGCGCGATGATTCTCTATCTCGGACCGGAGGGGACGAATTCGCAGGAGGCGGCGATTCGTTGGAGCGGCGGGTCGGGAGCGTGCTGTCCGTGCCGGTCGTTCAGAGAAGTCTTCGCCCGGCTTGCCGGGTCGCCCGATGCGGCGGCGGTGGTGCCGATCGAGAATGCGGTCGAGGGCCCCGTGACGCAGACGCTCGACCTGCTCGCAGCCGCCTCGGGCGTGACCATCACCGCCGCGTTTGGTTTGCGCGTCCGCTACTGCCTCGCGGTGTCGCCGGGCGGGGGTTTGCACACAATCAAAACGGTCTACAGTCATCCCCAGGCGCTGGCGCAATGCGGGAACTGGCTTGACGCGCACCTCCCTGAGGCGGTCCAGATGCCGCTCGACAGCACAGCCGAAGCCGCGCGCCGCGTGGTCGGCGAACCCCAGGCGGCTGCCGTGTCCACCTTCTTGGCGGCTTCGCTCTACCAACTGACCATGGTTGCCGAAGATATTCAGGACAGCGCCGCAAACGAGACGCGCTTTGTCACGGTGGTCCGCTGCGGCGCGCCTGCACCCTC containing:
- a CDS encoding phosphoribosylformylglycinamidine cyclo-ligase, with product MVADKTVQAARISAYAQAGVDIDSKMSGIQSIKKMVAGTATSGAVGGIGSFGGLFASPGKEHLLVASTDGVGTKLKVAALTGRHDTVGQDLVNHCVNDILVQGAKPLFFMDYIGTSRFEQSIFHDVVAGLCKACKENGCTLLGGETAELPGLYPLGEYDLVGTIVGTVERKKVITGKQIKPGDVIIGMASGGLQTNGFSLARKVLFDQCGFTIKDCLPGTHVTIGDILLSVHRSFLTPITKLMASVDIRGMAHITGGGFMDNIPRVLPEGCRAVIDRNAWKTPTLFSFIQHQGRVDRDEMYRVFNMGIGFVVIVRKPDAARALDILKRCRTEPAVIGAIEKGVHGVAYLDS
- the pheA gene encoding prephenate dehydratase; the encoded protein is MILYLGPEGTNSQEAAIRWSGGSGACCPCRSFREVFARLAGSPDAAAVVPIENAVEGPVTQTLDLLAAASGVTITAAFGLRVRYCLAVSPGGGLHTIKTVYSHPQALAQCGNWLDAHLPEAVQMPLDSTAEAARRVVGEPQAAAVSTFLAASLYQLTMVAEDIQDSAANETRFVTVVRCGAPAPSASFAGVIHSLLYLIVPNRPGALLHILEPFQAARLNLTFIQSRPLSGRPWQYGFFVEAEGAITDAGYAPTLARLHEVAETVHILGVYPSARTPTPAP